In Deltaproteobacteria bacterium, the genomic stretch CAGAAATCCTGCCTGCGACTTGCCACAAGCAAGCCTCAGCATGATTTTGCTGCGCGCGCGGCCATCGTTTACGCGGCTTTCGTGAATCTCTCGGTCCAACATTTAGGGACACCCCCTAAATAAAAACTATTTATTCAATGGTGTGAAAAAATGTCGAGCAACGCAAGCTCCGGGTCAACGGCTGCAACTGCACTTAGTGGCACTTTACCTCCAGTTCAATATACCTTTAACACCGCGCAAAACGTAAGTTCATCATGGCGTGTACGTCGTATTGAACTTAATGAACAAATTTTTGCACCTTATGAATGCACCGTTGATCTCGCGACATCAGATCTTGATATAGTCCCAACCGATCTTGAAGGCGACTCATGCGTACTTACGATTGAGCGCGGTTCAATGATTAAAAGAGTATGTGGCATAATTTGGAAAGTTCAATGGCGCGGCACAATTGTTGACGCTGCATTATTACGCGTACAGTTCAAACCGGCATTAGCTGCCATGGGCCATACTTTTAACTCACGAATTTTCCCTCAAGAACAATCCATTAAAGACACTTTACAACAAGTATTAACTGAAGGTTTGCAACCTTACCAACGTACAGTTGATTTAGCGAACCTTACACGCGAATACAAACCACGTGAGTATTGTGTGCAATATAATGAATCTGATTTAGCTTTCGCTATGAGAATCATGGCTGAAGAGGGAATTTATTTTTATTTCGATCATTCCGGTGAAGAAGAAAAACTCTATTTAGTGGATAGTAACGAAAAATGTCCTGCATATGAATCAGCTAATGGCCTTGCGGTTCCAGTAATTAGCCCAGAATCGCCTACAGCAAATCTTGGCATTGAAACTATTCATAATTTATTTAGCGCTCGAGAATTGCAATCAACTGGTTCTGTCATGCGTGACTTTGATTGGACAAGACCAAAATTAGATTTAACTGCAACCGATGGTGCTGCTGATGTTTTAGGGCGTGAACGAAATGTTTATGAGTATCCAGCACCACAAGTTCTTGGCGATTACGATAAAGGTAAATTTACCTATACACGTGATGAAGGCAAAGAACATGCTGAATTACGCCGGCAAGAATTTGAGACGCAAATGCAGCAAATTGCGGGTGAAGGTAAAGTCTCTGGGCTAATGGCTGGGCAAAAACTAGAAGTCGGTGGCGAAGTCATGCTGCCTTTAACAACACAATATTTAATTACTGCTATTAATCATATTGGTGAAGCTCCTGAAGAAAACATCCACGAAATGGACGTGCGCGAAAATAATGCAGATCGCTATCATAATAGCTTTACCTGTATTCCTCTCGATGTACCTTATCGCCCGTGCGCACGTCCACGTCCGGTAATTCATGGGCCGCAAACTGCA encodes the following:
- the tssI gene encoding type VI secretion system tip protein VgrG — protein: MSSNASSGSTAATALSGTLPPVQYTFNTAQNVSSSWRVRRIELNEQIFAPYECTVDLATSDLDIVPTDLEGDSCVLTIERGSMIKRVCGIIWKVQWRGTIVDAALLRVQFKPALAAMGHTFNSRIFPQEQSIKDTLQQVLTEGLQPYQRTVDLANLTREYKPREYCVQYNESDLAFAMRIMAEEGIYFYFDHSGEEEKLYLVDSNEKCPAYESANGLAVPVISPESPTANLGIETIHNLFSARELQSTGSVMRDFDWTRPKLDLTATDGAADVLGRERNVYEYPAPQVLGDYDKGKFTYTRDEGKEHAELRRQEFETQMQQIAGEGKVSGLMAGQKLEVGGEVMLPLTTQYLITAINHIGEAPEENIHEMDVRENNADRYHNSFTCIPLDVPYRPCARPRPVIHGPQTAKVVGPANEEIFTDEHGRIKVQFHWDRQGQNNENSSCWIRVAQAWAGAGWGFVFLPRIGMEVIVQFLEGNPDRPLVMGCVYNGDHPPPYKLPDKKTISVIKTSSSLGNKGYNEFRFEDAAGSEEVYLQAQKDLNELVKNNHSTTVNANQTLTVNNNRNKTIKKNETNTVEGERTTTITKKETRTFKDDRETTVKGNDKLTIEKKSEVKVTDKLTETFDGGRGTTIKKGDTLTVNESNKTTTVHGEYNITADTQFKVTQGGDSLLIKDSATLTSAGDIKLSNNGCSITAGNDGKLSITANSEVSITCGSASITLKSDGTIDITGQTVTTGSANNNIKFEPAGTTVSGVKITSAAVGIHEIQGALVKIG